From Xylocopa sonorina isolate GNS202 chromosome 2, iyXylSono1_principal, whole genome shotgun sequence, a single genomic window includes:
- the LOC143433185 gene encoding RNA-binding protein fusilli isoform X1, with protein sequence MQTTGATRGPTHLVALYVATAGLQGNALGSDEEEITLLVYVLIDVLQNKVLGRQQYIVRPMVMDESCTPGTGSDNPAVAGSSGVISEAALIHAPALTERTVREHGIPLEQAIEQFEAWWSSMSCVTSGSAPRFVVDGQAPMRQCLHPEACNKDIDLPEHYTLFHDLRKEFDVCYSTHGELSTFGIQEMLGYFGLPSDTENDYHVKEIQDMICVIQRMIKDGHIFQNPEVVNIVLEPGICSKDEEVDNGCVVRARGLPWQSSDQDIAKFFRGLNVAKGGVALCLSAMGRRNGEALVRFVNKEHRDMALKRHKHHMGGRYIEVYRASGEDFVGVAGGTSGEAHAFLSRGAQVIVRMRGLPYDCVAKQVLDFFLSGQKPCHVLDGEDGVLFVKKPDGRATGDAFVLFEKEEDAVKALSKHRDCIGSRYIELFRSTIAEVQQVLNRAIDLKQVVLPTPPIPQLPAILPQHIITSGTRKDCVRLRGLPYEALVEHILEFMGEHSKNIVYQGVHMVYNAQGQPSGEAFIQMDSENSAYACALQRHHRYMIYGKKQRYIEVFQCSGDDMNLVLTGAVTPPSTKALLSPGTLTTQTPATLTHPPPPTPVPVPVPTAQPPLWDIHALVQAQAQAQAQAQAQAQAQAQAQAIRNQDFWLMALASNPPPTSTTPASPTSSVTTKTLALPGPSPQHQIPAYAMAPPAAAAAAAAAAALHAQPPAPAPFLLFNVPSRIPILRAPAPHGLLTPIVQAAPINPATIMGLKRTWESAFPPDTPGTVAKRATWHTPATAFHAQAPTAAPGLPYPAQFYPQI encoded by the exons ATGCAGACTACGGGCGCTACGAGGGGGCCAACTCACCTTGTTGCCCTATACGTGGCGACGGCCGGTCTCCAGGGTAATGCGCTTGGCTCCGACGAGGAAGAGATCACGCTGCTCGTCTATGTGCTCATCGATGTGCTACAAAATAAG GTGCTAGGAAGACAACAGTATATTGTACGACCgatggtaatggacgaaagctGTACGCCTGGAACTGGTAGCGACAATCCGGCGGTTGCCGGAAGTAGCGGAGTCATCAGCGAAGCAGCCCTTATACACGCTCCGGCGTTAACTGAAAGGACGGTCCGAGAGCATGGGATTCCTCTGGAACAAGCTATCGAACAG TTCGAAGCATGGTGGTCTTCCATGTCGTGCGTGACGTCCGGTTCTGCACCCCGTTTCGTCGTAGACGGTCAGGCGCCGATGAGACAATGCTTGCATCCAGAGGCCTGCAATAAAGACATCGACCTGCCAGAACATTATACCCTCTTTCATGACCTTCGCAAGGAATTCGATGTCTGTTACTCAACCCACGGAGAACTCTCGACGTTTGGAATACAGGAGATGCTTGGAT ATTTCGGTTTACCTTCAGACACTGAAAACGATTATCATGTGAAGGAAATACAGGATATGATCTGTGTGATACAAAGAATGATCAAAGACG GTCATATCTTTCAGAATCCTGAAGTAGTTAATATTGTTTTAGAACCTGGCATATG CTCAAAAGATGAGGAAGTTGATAATGGCTGTGTAGTAAGAGCTAGAGGTCTTCCTTGGCAATCATCTGACCAAGATATAGCAAAATTTTTTCGTGGCCTAAATGTTGCCAA GGGTGGTGTAGCTCTGTGTTTGAGTGCTATGGGAAGACGTAACGGAGAAGCATTGGTACGGTTTGTTAATAAAGAACACAGAGATATGGCTTTAAAGAGACATAAACATCATATGGGGGGGAGGTACATAGAAGTATACAGGGCATCTGGAGAAGATTTTGTCGGTGTTGCTGGAGGAACTAGTGGCGAAGCTCATGCATTTTTATCAAGAGGAGCTCAAGTCATTGTTAGAATGAGAGGGTTGCCATATGACTGTGTTGCTAAACAAGTG TTGGATTTCTTCCTATCAGGACAGAAACCCTGTCATGTATTAGACGGTGAAGATGGTGTTTTATTTGTGAAAAAGCCAGATGGTAGAGCGACTGGAGATGCTTTCGTCCTTTTTGAAAAAGAAGAAGACGCCGTGAAAGCTTTAAGCAAACACAGAGATTGCATTGGAAGCCGATACATAGAATTGTTTCGAAGTACGATCGCCGAGGTACAACAG GTCTTGAACAGGGCAATCGACCTCAAACAAGTCGTGCTCCCGACACCGCCTATTCCACAATTACCCGCGATACTTCCGCAACATATTATCACCTCCGGTACGCGTAAAGATTGCGTTAGATTACGTGGTCTTCCGTATGAAGCTCTCGTTGAGCACATTCTCGAGTTCATGGGCGAACATTCTAAGAATATCGTTTATCAAGGTGTTCATATGGTTTACAATGCTCAA GGTCAACCTTCCGGTGAAGCGTTCATTCAGATGGATAGCGAGAATTCCGCGTATGCATGCGCATTGCAACGGCACCATCGGTACATGATATACGGCAAGAAGCAACGGTACATTGAAGTATTCCAGTGCAGCGGGGACGATATGAATCTGGTATTGACAGGTGCGGTAACTCCACCGTCGACCAAGGCTCTACTATCACCCGGTACGTTGACCACACAAACTCCTGCAACTTTGACACATCCGCCTCCGCCGACGCCGGTACCGGTGCCGGTACCGACGGCGCAGCCTCCCCTCTGGGACATTCACGCGTTAGTACAGGCTCAAGCCCAAGCACAGGCGCAGGCTCAAGCGCAGGCTCAAGCTCAGGCTCAAGCGCAGGCAATCCGTAATCAAGATTTCTGGTTAATGGCACTGGCCTCGAATCCACCGCCTACCTCCACTACTCCCGCTTCCCCGACCTCGTCAGTCACGACAAAGACTCTCGCCCTACCGGGACCAAGTCCGCAGCATCAGATCCCCGCCTACGCTATGGCTCCACCTGCAGCAGCCGCGGCGGCCGCAGCTGCAGCGGCGCTTCACGCTCAACCACCCGCGCCGGCGCCTTTCTTGCTCTTCAACGTCCCCTCTAGAATCCCTATTCTACGGGCACCAGCACCACACGGCCTACTGACGCCTATCGTCCAGGCTGCCCCTATTAATCCAGCCACCATAATGGGGCTGAAGAGAACTTGGGAAAGCGCCTTTCCGCCGGACACACCGGGCACAGTCGCGAAACGTGCCACGTGGCACACACCGGCAACCGCGTTTCACGCGCAAGCTCCGACCGCCGCACCAGGCTTGCCCTATCCTGCTCAATTTTATCCTCAGATTTGA